Proteins from one Caulobacter sp. 73W genomic window:
- a CDS encoding SMP-30/gluconolactonase/LRE family protein, with protein MSEVRVIQRDCRDRLGEGPLWSARENALFWVDILEHRINRLSLANDGVISFAQPNYAAWVIERERGGFVAGIGLDIVLLDLPSNTRTTIGSVDASVVGNRLNDAKADRLGRIWAGTMPATCDRPSGAFYRIDPDHFIVHADSPYTIANGPAIDPEGRFLLHTDTALGVIFRFDINDDGSLGERRPFIIFDPQWGNPDGMTFDADGGLWVACWGASCVTRFTPDGERERSIMLPASQITSCAFAGPALDRMFVTSASDGVDEPLGGALFEVDPGCRGRRPQMYGG; from the coding sequence ATGAGCGAGGTGCGCGTCATCCAGCGCGACTGTCGCGACCGGTTGGGGGAGGGGCCGCTGTGGTCCGCCCGCGAGAACGCGCTCTTCTGGGTCGACATTCTCGAGCACCGCATCAACCGCCTGTCACTGGCGAACGACGGCGTCATCAGCTTCGCGCAGCCAAACTACGCCGCCTGGGTCATCGAGCGTGAGCGGGGCGGCTTCGTCGCCGGGATCGGCCTCGACATCGTCCTGCTCGACCTGCCGTCCAACACCCGCACGACCATCGGATCGGTGGACGCTAGCGTTGTCGGTAACCGCCTGAATGACGCCAAGGCCGACCGCCTGGGACGGATCTGGGCGGGGACCATGCCGGCGACCTGCGACCGGCCCTCGGGCGCGTTCTACCGGATCGATCCCGACCATTTCATCGTGCATGCCGATAGTCCCTATACGATCGCCAATGGGCCCGCGATCGATCCTGAAGGGCGGTTCCTGCTGCACACCGACACCGCCCTGGGCGTCATCTTCCGCTTCGACATCAACGACGACGGCAGCTTGGGCGAGCGCCGTCCGTTCATCATCTTCGATCCGCAATGGGGCAATCCCGACGGCATGACGTTCGACGCCGACGGCGGGCTTTGGGTGGCCTGCTGGGGGGCGAGCTGCGTGACGCGCTTCACGCCGGATGGCGAGCGCGAACGCTCGATCATGCTGCCGGCCAGCCAGATCACCAGTTGCGCCTTCGCCGGTCCCGCGCTTGATCGGATGTTCGTCACCTCCGCCAGCGACGGCGTGGACGAGCCCCTGGGCGGAGCATTGTTCGAGGTCGATCCCGGCTGCCGCGGCCGGCGACCGCAAATGTATGGCGGCTGA
- a CDS encoding IlvD/Edd family dehydratase yields the protein MTALYVERYLNYGISLEELQSGRPLIGIAQTGSDLVPCNRHHIELAKRVREGIRDAGGIAIEFPVHPIQETGKRPTAGLDRNLSYLSLVESLYGYPMDGVVLTIGCDKTTPAALMAAATVNIPAIALSVGPMLNGWHKGQRTGSGTIVWRAREMLAAGEIDYKGFVELVASSAPSTGWCNTMGTATTMNSLCEALGMSLPGSAAIPAPYRDRQENAFHTGVQIVEMVRADRKPSDIMTREAFLNAIRVNSAIGGSTNAPIHLNAIARHVGVELSLADWEAHGADVPLVVNLQPAGAYLGEDFYRAGGVPAVMGQLLRAGLLEGDVATANGKTVADNVGEADTLDADVIRPLSDPLKPAAGLTVLSGNLFDSAVMKLSVISPEFRARYLDNPDDPDAFEGTAIVFDGPEDYHARIDDPALGADERSILIMRGAGPIGYPGGAEVVNMRPPARLIQAGVTALPCLGDGRQSGTSGSPSILNAAPEAAVGGGLSLVRTGDRIRIDLVKRSADMLVTPEELARRREELAASLNYVPASQTPWQEIHRQVTGQFDGGAVIELAVKYQRIAQTQGLPRDSH from the coding sequence ATGACCGCCCTCTATGTCGAGCGGTATCTGAACTACGGCATCAGCCTGGAAGAGCTTCAGTCGGGGCGGCCGCTTATCGGCATCGCCCAGACCGGCAGCGATCTTGTGCCCTGCAACCGCCACCACATCGAACTGGCCAAGCGCGTCCGTGAAGGCATCCGCGACGCCGGCGGGATCGCCATCGAGTTTCCGGTCCACCCGATCCAGGAAACCGGCAAGCGTCCGACCGCGGGTCTGGACCGCAACCTGTCCTATCTGAGCTTGGTGGAGTCGCTCTACGGCTACCCGATGGATGGGGTCGTGCTGACGATCGGCTGCGACAAGACCACGCCCGCGGCGCTGATGGCCGCCGCGACGGTGAACATCCCGGCGATCGCGCTGTCGGTCGGACCGATGCTTAACGGCTGGCATAAGGGCCAGCGCACGGGCTCGGGCACGATCGTCTGGCGCGCCCGCGAGATGCTGGCGGCGGGAGAAATCGACTACAAGGGCTTCGTCGAGCTCGTCGCCTCCTCGGCGCCGTCCACCGGCTGGTGCAACACCATGGGCACGGCCACCACAATGAACTCGCTGTGCGAGGCGCTTGGCATGTCGCTGCCCGGCTCGGCGGCGATCCCGGCGCCCTATCGCGACCGGCAGGAGAACGCCTTCCATACCGGCGTACAGATCGTCGAGATGGTCAGGGCCGACCGCAAGCCGTCCGACATCATGACCCGCGAGGCGTTTCTGAACGCCATCCGGGTCAACTCGGCCATCGGCGGGTCGACCAACGCGCCGATCCACCTGAACGCCATCGCCCGCCATGTGGGCGTCGAGCTCAGCCTGGCCGATTGGGAGGCTCACGGCGCCGACGTCCCCCTGGTGGTCAACCTGCAGCCGGCGGGCGCCTATCTAGGCGAGGATTTCTATCGCGCCGGCGGCGTGCCGGCGGTGATGGGCCAGCTGTTGCGCGCAGGTCTGCTGGAGGGCGATGTTGCGACCGCCAACGGCAAGACCGTCGCCGACAATGTCGGTGAAGCCGACACGCTAGACGCCGACGTGATCCGGCCCCTGAGCGATCCGCTGAAGCCGGCCGCCGGTCTCACTGTCCTGTCGGGCAACCTGTTCGACAGCGCGGTGATGAAGCTCAGCGTCATCTCGCCGGAGTTCCGCGCGCGCTATCTCGACAACCCTGACGACCCGGACGCCTTCGAGGGCACGGCCATCGTCTTCGACGGGCCGGAGGATTATCACGCACGTATCGATGATCCCGCCTTGGGTGCTGACGAGCGCTCCATCCTCATCATGCGCGGCGCAGGGCCGATCGGTTATCCGGGCGGCGCCGAGGTCGTGAACATGCGCCCGCCCGCCAGGCTGATCCAGGCCGGCGTGACCGCCTTGCCGTGCCTGGGCGACGGCCGCCAGTCAGGGACGAGCGGCAGCCCGTCGATCCTCAACGCCGCGCCCGAGGCGGCCGTGGGCGGCGGCCTGTCGTTGGTGCGCACGGGCGACCGCATCCGTATCGATCTGGTCAAGCGCAGCGCCGACATGCTGGTCACGCCCGAGGAGCTGGCGCGCCGCCGTGAAGAGCTGGCGGCGAGCCTCAACTATGTCCCCGCCTCGCAGACGCCCTGGCAAGAGATCCACCGCCAGGTGACAGGTCAGTTCGACGGCGGCGCGGTGATCGAACTGGCGGTCAAATACCAGCGCATCGCCCAAACCCAGGGGTTGCCGCGGGACAGCCACTGA
- a CDS encoding 2-dehydro-3-deoxy-6-phosphogalactonate aldolase — MTHLAQFDAAFARCPLIAILRGLTPQEAVPVGEALIEAGFTLIEVPLNSPDPLDSIERLVRAADGRAMVGAGTVLREADVAAVTDVGGTLIISPNANTGVIAASAARGLISLPGVATPTEAFAAIDAGATALKLFPAEAASPTVLKAMRAVLPKSMRVLPVGGIAPDNMQPWLDAGAAGFGLGSALYKPGLSAAEVHARATAFIAALSAA, encoded by the coding sequence ATGACCCACCTCGCCCAGTTCGACGCCGCCTTCGCCCGCTGCCCGCTGATCGCCATCCTCCGCGGCCTCACGCCCCAGGAGGCGGTTCCGGTCGGCGAGGCGCTGATCGAGGCCGGCTTCACCCTGATCGAGGTGCCGCTCAACTCTCCCGATCCGCTCGACAGCATCGAGCGTCTCGTCCGCGCTGCTGATGGACGGGCGATGGTCGGGGCCGGCACCGTGCTGCGTGAGGCGGACGTCGCCGCCGTCACGGATGTCGGTGGCACGCTGATCATCTCCCCCAATGCCAATACGGGCGTCATCGCCGCGTCGGCCGCTCGTGGGCTGATCTCGCTGCCAGGGGTGGCGACGCCGACCGAGGCCTTCGCGGCCATCGACGCCGGGGCCACGGCGCTGAAACTGTTCCCGGCCGAAGCGGCGTCGCCGACGGTGCTCAAGGCCATGCGCGCGGTGCTGCCCAAATCCATGCGCGTCCTGCCCGTGGGCGGCATCGCGCCCGACAATATGCAGCCTTGGCTGGACGCCGGCGCGGCTGGCTTCGGCCTTGGTTCGGCGCTCTATAAGCCCGGCCTTTCAGCGGCCGAGGTCCACGCCCGCGCCACGGCCTTCATCGCCGCCCTGTCGGCCGCCTGA
- a CDS encoding FadR/GntR family transcriptional regulator has product MASELTTLTEGSQPELGRNLTYGLLDNIGRAIVTGRFEREQFPTEAELAKRHGVSRSVTREAVKMLTAKGLLSARPRQGTVVQPTSSWNLFDTDVLRWLLERQFSVELLRQFNQLRVAIEPEAAALAAQFADEDDLLRINEGLVRMEAADRGLDDTLEADIAFHVAILHASRNPFYAQLRNVVSTALRTSIRFTNRIKGRSANVADHAAVRDAIAARNPDAARAAMRALIGDVLDLIEEKGDVAG; this is encoded by the coding sequence TTGGCGAGCGAACTGACGACGCTGACGGAAGGAAGCCAGCCCGAACTTGGCCGGAACCTGACCTATGGCTTGCTCGACAACATCGGACGCGCGATCGTCACGGGACGGTTCGAGCGCGAGCAGTTTCCGACGGAAGCCGAACTCGCCAAGCGCCACGGCGTCAGCCGCTCGGTGACGCGCGAGGCGGTGAAGATGCTCACCGCCAAGGGCCTGCTCAGCGCCCGCCCCCGGCAGGGCACCGTGGTCCAGCCGACCAGCTCCTGGAACCTGTTCGACACCGACGTGCTGCGCTGGCTGCTTGAGCGGCAGTTCTCGGTCGAGCTGCTTCGTCAGTTCAACCAGCTGCGTGTCGCCATCGAGCCGGAGGCCGCCGCGCTCGCCGCCCAGTTCGCCGATGAGGACGACCTGCTACGGATCAATGAGGGACTTGTCCGGATGGAGGCCGCCGACCGCGGCCTGGACGACACGCTGGAGGCCGACATCGCCTTCCACGTCGCCATCCTGCACGCCTCGCGCAACCCGTTCTACGCTCAGCTGCGCAACGTGGTCAGCACCGCGCTGCGCACCTCGATCCGCTTCACCAACCGGATTAAGGGACGCAGCGCCAACGTCGCCGACCATGCCGCTGTCCGCGACGCCATCGCGGCGCGCAATCCCGATGCGGCGCGCGCCGCCATGCGTGCTCTGATCGGCGACGTGCTCGACCTCATTGAGGAAAAGGGCGACGTCGCCGGCTGA
- a CDS encoding aldose epimerase family protein, translated as MAKTKSIVLAACAAVCLTAGGAQAATAARSEFGKLADGRAVGAVTLANGRGVSATVIAWGATLQSVVMPDRDGKRADVALGYDNMGDYIAKPQYFGTTVGRFANRLAAGRFTLDGKTYQTPVNNGANALHGGTAGFDKVLWEIVSVKDGPQASVTLRYVSPDGDQGYPGAMTVNATYSLDERDQLTVEYTATTDKTTIVNITNHAYWNLSGEGSANGAMGHLLTIPAKSYLPTDAGAIPTGEFRPVAGTVFDFRKPRAVGDRVRDASDQQIVFGRGYDHNWVIGRKVIDGQQLMARVQDPASGRSFELWSNQPGVQFYSGNFLDGTSHGKSKAVYRMGDTIVLEPQNFPDAPNQKGFPSARLEPGQTYRNVMTFRLNSGRLNSGAPAGK; from the coding sequence ATGGCGAAGACCAAGTCGATAGTTCTGGCGGCCTGCGCGGCCGTCTGCCTGACGGCGGGCGGCGCCCAGGCGGCGACAGCGGCGCGTTCGGAGTTCGGCAAGCTGGCCGATGGCCGCGCGGTGGGCGCGGTCACCCTGGCGAATGGACGCGGCGTCTCAGCCACGGTCATCGCATGGGGCGCGACCCTGCAGTCGGTGGTGATGCCCGACCGTGACGGCAAGCGCGCCGATGTGGCGCTCGGCTACGACAACATGGGCGACTATATCGCCAAGCCGCAGTACTTCGGCACGACGGTGGGGCGCTTCGCCAACCGCCTGGCGGCCGGCCGCTTCACTTTGGACGGCAAGACCTATCAGACGCCGGTCAACAACGGGGCCAATGCGCTGCACGGCGGCACGGCCGGCTTCGACAAGGTGCTGTGGGAGATCGTGTCGGTGAAGGACGGTCCGCAGGCGTCGGTGACCCTGCGCTATGTCAGTCCCGACGGCGACCAGGGCTATCCCGGCGCGATGACCGTCAACGCCACCTATTCCCTGGATGAGCGCGACCAACTGACGGTCGAGTACACCGCGACGACCGACAAGACGACGATCGTCAACATCACCAACCACGCCTACTGGAACCTGTCGGGCGAAGGATCGGCCAATGGCGCCATGGGGCATCTGCTGACCATCCCGGCCAAGTCCTACCTGCCCACCGACGCGGGCGCGATCCCGACGGGCGAGTTCCGTCCGGTGGCCGGCACGGTCTTCGATTTCCGCAAGCCGCGAGCAGTCGGCGACCGCGTGCGCGACGCCAGCGATCAGCAGATCGTCTTTGGCCGCGGCTACGACCACAACTGGGTGATCGGCCGCAAGGTGATCGACGGCCAGCAATTGATGGCGCGGGTGCAGGATCCGGCGTCGGGGCGCAGCTTCGAGCTGTGGTCCAACCAGCCGGGCGTGCAGTTCTATTCGGGAAACTTCCTGGACGGGACCAGCCACGGCAAGTCCAAGGCTGTCTACCGCATGGGCGACACGATCGTGCTTGAGCCGCAGAACTTCCCGGATGCGCCGAACCAGAAGGGTTTTCCGAGCGCGCGCCTGGAGCCCGGCCAGACCTATCGCAACGTCATGACTTTCCGCCTGAACTCTGGCCGCCTGAATTCGGGCGCACCGGCGGGCAAATAG
- a CDS encoding sodium/sugar symporter: MTTLSQIDLIVVVVYAIGIFGLAQWVSREKTGHKKDTSDYFLASKSLPWWAIGASLIAANISAEQIVGMSGSGYALGLAIASYEWMAALTLLIVGKFFLPIFLRNEIYTMPQFLEQRYGRVLPVLMAVFWLALYVFVNLTSIIWLGSIAVNKVAGVDQDTALIALGAFALLYQLYGGLKAVALTDIVQVTLLVLGGLVITYLTLNEIGGGQGVIAGFGVLTDRVPGHFDMILASDHPFYKDLPGVSVLVGGMWIANLSYWGFNQYIIQRALAAKSLGDAQKGVVFAAFLKLLMPVIIVLPGIAAVVLAPELGKPDEAYPTMMKLLPPGLLGLVFAALIAAIIASTASKINSIATIFTLDLYAKARGMNTKAEAGAGGHEKHLVLVGRVVAALAVVIALLTARPLLGKSDQAFQFIQEFSGFFTPGITVIFLLGLFWKKASEAGAIAAAVASVVLSYALKMILPQIPFMDRMGIVFLSSLALAVVLSLAVKGRGDANRVTMEGVSFATSRSFNIAGVGVILILIALYATWW, encoded by the coding sequence ATGACGACTTTGTCGCAAATCGATCTGATCGTCGTGGTGGTCTACGCCATCGGCATCTTCGGTCTGGCGCAATGGGTCAGTCGCGAAAAGACGGGCCACAAGAAGGACACGTCCGACTACTTCCTGGCTTCAAAATCACTGCCCTGGTGGGCGATCGGCGCGTCGCTGATCGCGGCCAACATCTCGGCCGAGCAGATCGTCGGCATGTCGGGCTCGGGTTATGCGCTCGGCCTGGCGATCGCATCCTACGAGTGGATGGCCGCGCTGACCCTGCTGATCGTCGGCAAGTTCTTTCTGCCGATTTTCCTGCGCAACGAGATCTACACGATGCCGCAGTTCCTGGAGCAGCGGTACGGTCGCGTGCTGCCGGTGCTGATGGCGGTGTTCTGGCTGGCGCTCTACGTATTCGTGAACCTGACGTCGATCATCTGGCTCGGCTCGATCGCGGTGAACAAGGTCGCGGGCGTGGACCAGGATACCGCGCTGATCGCGCTGGGCGCCTTCGCGCTGCTCTACCAGCTCTATGGCGGGCTGAAGGCCGTGGCCCTGACCGACATCGTGCAGGTCACCCTGCTGGTGCTGGGCGGTCTGGTCATCACCTACCTCACGCTCAACGAGATCGGCGGCGGCCAGGGCGTGATCGCCGGCTTCGGCGTTCTGACCGACCGCGTGCCGGGCCATTTCGACATGATCCTGGCCAGCGACCACCCCTTCTATAAGGACCTTCCCGGCGTCTCGGTGCTGGTCGGCGGCATGTGGATCGCCAACCTCAGCTACTGGGGCTTCAACCAGTACATCATCCAGCGCGCCTTGGCGGCCAAGAGCCTGGGCGATGCACAGAAGGGCGTCGTCTTCGCCGCTTTCCTCAAGCTCCTGATGCCGGTGATCATCGTGCTGCCCGGCATCGCCGCCGTGGTCTTGGCGCCGGAACTGGGCAAGCCCGACGAGGCCTATCCGACGATGATGAAGCTGCTGCCGCCCGGCCTGCTGGGCCTGGTCTTCGCAGCCTTGATCGCGGCGATCATCGCGTCGACGGCCAGCAAGATCAATTCGATCGCCACCATCTTCACCCTCGACCTCTACGCCAAAGCGCGGGGCATGAACACAAAGGCCGAGGCCGGCGCGGGCGGACATGAAAAGCACCTGGTGCTGGTCGGCCGCGTGGTCGCCGCCCTGGCGGTGGTGATCGCACTGCTGACCGCTCGCCCTCTGCTGGGCAAGTCGGATCAGGCGTTCCAGTTCATCCAGGAATTCTCGGGCTTCTTCACTCCGGGGATCACCGTGATCTTCCTGCTCGGCCTGTTCTGGAAGAAGGCCAGCGAGGCCGGCGCCATCGCCGCGGCGGTCGCCTCGGTCGTGCTGTCGTACGCTCTCAAGATGATACTGCCGCAGATCCCGTTCATGGACCGCATGGGCATCGTGTTCCTGTCCAGCCTCGCCCTGGCGGTCGTGCTGAGCCTGGCGGTCAAGGGGCGCGGCGACGCCAACCGGGTGACCATGGAGGGGGTGAGCTTCGCCACCTCGCGCAGCTTCAACATCGCCGGCGTCGGCGTCATCCTGATCCTGATCGCGCTCTACGCGACCTGGTGGTGA
- a CDS encoding 2-dehydro-3-deoxygalactonokinase has protein sequence MGEPFLAVDWGTTNRRVYRIEDGKVVRTERDDQGVTAVGDFDAAVADIRTRFGDLPMLLAGMVGSNIGWRVAPYVAAPAGIEAIAANLLRIDARTAIVPGVSTLADGRPDIMRGEEVQLLGAAGAGLVPADALLAQPGTHCKWATMAGGRIAGFTTAMTGELFALLRGHGLLAAQLGGDVANGAAFLEGVEDAKRRDLAASLFGIRAAKILGTRDDADAAAYASGLLIGSDVAARLDASTHDCVHILSGPELGDLYTAAIKANGCAARLVDSHAAFVAGIIAIESQTR, from the coding sequence ATGGGCGAGCCGTTCCTGGCGGTCGACTGGGGCACCACCAACCGCCGAGTCTACCGGATCGAGGACGGGAAGGTCGTGCGCACCGAGCGCGACGACCAGGGCGTCACGGCCGTCGGCGACTTCGATGCGGCCGTGGCCGACATCCGCACGCGCTTCGGCGACCTGCCGATGCTCCTGGCGGGGATGGTCGGCTCCAACATCGGCTGGCGTGTCGCGCCCTATGTGGCGGCGCCGGCGGGGATCGAGGCGATCGCCGCCAACCTCCTGCGCATCGATGCGCGCACGGCCATCGTTCCGGGCGTATCGACCCTGGCGGACGGTCGGCCTGACATCATGCGCGGCGAGGAGGTGCAACTGCTGGGCGCCGCCGGCGCCGGGCTCGTCCCCGCCGACGCGCTGCTCGCTCAGCCGGGCACCCATTGCAAATGGGCGACCATGGCTGGCGGCCGGATCGCTGGTTTCACTACGGCGATGACGGGGGAGCTGTTCGCTTTGCTGCGCGGCCACGGCCTGCTCGCCGCCCAGCTTGGGGGCGATGTTGCGAACGGCGCCGCCTTCCTCGAAGGAGTCGAGGACGCTAAACGGCGCGATCTTGCCGCCTCGCTGTTCGGCATCCGCGCCGCCAAGATACTGGGGACGCGCGACGACGCGGACGCCGCCGCCTATGCCAGCGGCCTGCTGATCGGGTCCGACGTCGCCGCCCGGCTGGACGCCTCCACTCACGACTGCGTCCACATCCTGTCCGGCCCGGAGCTGGGCGATCTCTACACGGCCGCGATCAAGGCCAATGGTTGCGCCGCCCGCCTGGTCGACAGCCACGCCGCCTTTGTCGCCGGCATCATCGCCATTGAGAGCCAGACCCGATGA
- a CDS encoding formylglycine-generating enzyme family protein — protein sequence MIRIQGGAFLMGSERNYPEEAPTRRVKVDKFWIDQGPVTNAQFAAFVADTGYRTFAELAPDPAHYPDLDPAMAIPGSAVFQPTDGPVELDDHTQWWAFTPGADWRHPAGPDSDIFDLDDHPVVQVAYADALAYAKWAGKTLPTEAEWEFAARGGLEGREFAWGDELAPDGAMLANYWQGRFPFASQKADGGYRTTSVGAFPANGYGLHDMIGNVWEWTRDWYGAPKGAPTKACCAIDNPRGAQQRESLDPDDPQRTGRKVIKGGSHLCAPNYCRRYRPAARHPQAIDSPTSHIGFRCVVRA from the coding sequence ATGATCCGCATTCAGGGCGGCGCATTCCTGATGGGATCGGAGCGCAATTACCCCGAAGAGGCGCCGACACGTCGCGTGAAGGTGGACAAGTTCTGGATCGACCAGGGGCCGGTGACCAACGCGCAGTTCGCCGCCTTCGTGGCGGACACGGGTTATCGCACCTTCGCCGAACTGGCGCCTGATCCGGCCCACTACCCCGACCTTGATCCAGCGATGGCGATCCCGGGCTCCGCCGTCTTTCAGCCGACGGATGGGCCGGTTGAGCTGGACGACCACACCCAGTGGTGGGCCTTCACGCCGGGCGCCGACTGGCGGCATCCAGCCGGGCCGGACAGCGACATCTTCGACCTCGACGACCACCCCGTGGTGCAGGTCGCCTATGCCGACGCCCTGGCCTACGCCAAGTGGGCGGGCAAGACCCTGCCGACCGAAGCCGAATGGGAGTTCGCCGCGCGGGGCGGGCTGGAGGGCCGTGAGTTCGCCTGGGGTGACGAACTGGCGCCGGATGGCGCCATGCTGGCCAACTACTGGCAAGGCCGGTTTCCCTTCGCCAGCCAGAAGGCGGATGGAGGCTACCGCACGACGTCGGTCGGCGCCTTCCCCGCCAACGGCTACGGTCTGCACGACATGATCGGAAATGTCTGGGAGTGGACGCGCGACTGGTACGGCGCGCCCAAGGGCGCTCCTACCAAGGCTTGCTGCGCCATCGACAATCCGCGCGGCGCCCAGCAGCGCGAGAGCCTCGATCCGGACGACCCCCAGCGTACCGGGCGCAAGGTGATCAAGGGCGGATCACACCTATGCGCGCCCAACTACTGCCGGCGCTACCGGCCCGCCGCGCGCCACCCGCAGGCGATCGACAGCCCCACCAGCCATATCGGCTTTCGCTGCGTTGTCCGTGCCTGA
- a CDS encoding Gfo/Idh/MocA family protein: protein MSKVKIGIVGVGKIARDQHLPALAESDAFELCATASPHSRVDGIEGHASVAEMLAARPEIEAVSLCTPPEGRFEQAMTVLQAGKHLMLEKPPAATISEAETLRQLAREKGLALFATWHSREAAEVDAAHQWLAGKRIEAVRIRWKEDIRHWHPGQDWILAAGGFGVFDPGINALSIATRILPEPLVVTGAVLSIPKNRISPIAATITLQSGDAPVDAQFDFLQIGEQTWDIEVDTVVGQLRLRNGGGRLELPGAAPLCGPNREYLRLYRRFAQLVRQREIDADLRPMQLVADAFLVGQREEAAPFAF, encoded by the coding sequence ATGAGCAAGGTCAAAATCGGCATCGTCGGCGTCGGCAAGATCGCCCGTGATCAGCACCTTCCGGCCTTGGCCGAAAGCGACGCGTTCGAGCTGTGCGCCACCGCCAGCCCGCATAGCCGGGTCGATGGAATCGAGGGCCACGCCTCGGTCGCGGAAATGCTTGCCGCCCGACCGGAGATCGAGGCGGTGTCGCTGTGCACGCCCCCGGAGGGACGCTTCGAGCAGGCGATGACCGTGCTGCAGGCCGGCAAGCACCTGATGCTGGAGAAGCCGCCGGCCGCGACCATCTCCGAGGCCGAGACCCTGCGCCAGCTCGCCCGCGAGAAGGGCCTCGCCCTGTTCGCCACCTGGCATTCACGCGAAGCCGCCGAGGTGGACGCCGCCCATCAGTGGCTTGCGGGCAAGCGCATCGAAGCCGTGCGCATCCGGTGGAAGGAAGACATCCGCCATTGGCATCCGGGGCAGGACTGGATCCTGGCGGCGGGCGGGTTCGGCGTGTTCGACCCGGGCATCAACGCCCTGTCGATCGCCACGCGCATCCTGCCCGAGCCGCTGGTCGTCACGGGCGCCGTCCTGTCGATTCCTAAGAACCGCATCTCGCCGATCGCGGCGACGATCACCCTGCAGTCAGGCGACGCTCCGGTGGATGCGCAGTTCGACTTCCTCCAGATCGGCGAACAGACTTGGGACATCGAGGTCGACACGGTCGTCGGCCAACTGCGCCTGCGCAACGGCGGCGGCCGCCTGGAATTGCCGGGCGCAGCGCCGCTCTGCGGACCCAACCGGGAATACCTCCGCCTCTATCGCCGCTTTGCGCAGCTTGTCCGACAGCGCGAGATCGACGCCGATCTGCGGCCCATGCAACTGGTCGCCGACGCCTTCCTGGTCGGTCAGCGCGAGGAGGCCGCCCCGTTCGCGTTCTGA
- a CDS encoding cellulase family glycosylhydrolase yields the protein MKRLLLLAGASLMLCAASVADARDMWTKEQAATWYARQPWMVGANYNNRSAINQFEMWQADTFNPGEIDQELGWASAMGMNIMRVYLHNMLWEEDAPGLKRRMETFLQIADKHDIRIMFVLFDSCWDPDPRSGPQRPPIPGIHNSGWAQAPGAARLADKSQYGKLEAYVKDIVGHFAKDKRIAVWDVWNEPNNSGGSMGFYKATPNKKELVAGLLGPVFEWARSAEPTQPLTSGLWVGNDWDKPEKLDAVEKIQIAQSDVMSFHDYGWPEQFERRAKQMMSYGRPVLATEYMARGNGSTFDGSLPLGKKYKIAMINWGFVDGKSQTRMPWDSWKKPYTFDEPTLWFHEVLRADGKPYRPAEVELIKRLTSEANGPRR from the coding sequence ATGAAACGTCTGCTGCTTCTCGCCGGCGCGAGCCTGATGCTCTGCGCCGCGTCTGTCGCCGACGCGCGCGACATGTGGACCAAGGAGCAGGCCGCCACCTGGTACGCCAGGCAGCCCTGGATGGTCGGCGCCAACTATAACAACCGCAGCGCCATCAATCAGTTCGAGATGTGGCAGGCCGATACGTTCAATCCGGGCGAGATCGACCAGGAGCTCGGCTGGGCGTCCGCCATGGGCATGAACATCATGCGCGTCTACCTGCACAACATGCTTTGGGAGGAGGATGCGCCCGGACTCAAGCGGCGCATGGAGACCTTCCTGCAGATCGCCGACAAGCACGACATCCGCATCATGTTCGTCCTGTTCGACAGCTGCTGGGACCCGGACCCGAGGTCCGGCCCGCAGCGGCCGCCGATCCCGGGGATTCACAATTCGGGCTGGGCTCAGGCGCCCGGCGCGGCGCGCCTCGCCGACAAGAGCCAGTACGGCAAGCTGGAAGCCTATGTGAAGGACATCGTCGGCCACTTCGCCAAGGATAAGCGCATCGCGGTCTGGGACGTGTGGAACGAGCCTAACAACAGCGGCGGCAGCATGGGCTTCTATAAGGCGACGCCCAACAAGAAGGAGCTGGTCGCCGGCCTGCTCGGCCCGGTGTTCGAATGGGCGCGCAGCGCCGAGCCGACCCAGCCCCTGACCAGCGGCCTTTGGGTCGGCAATGACTGGGACAAGCCTGAGAAGCTGGATGCGGTGGAGAAGATCCAGATCGCCCAGTCGGACGTGATGAGTTTCCACGACTATGGTTGGCCCGAACAGTTCGAGCGGCGGGCCAAACAGATGATGAGCTATGGACGCCCGGTCCTGGCCACCGAGTACATGGCCCGCGGCAACGGCTCGACCTTCGACGGCTCGCTGCCCCTGGGCAAGAAGTACAAGATCGCGATGATCAATTGGGGCTTCGTCGATGGTAAGTCCCAGACGCGCATGCCGTGGGACAGCTGGAAGAAGCCCTACACCTTCGACGAGCCGACCCTGTGGTTCCACGAGGTCCTGCGCGCCGACGGCAAGCCCTATCGCCCGGCCGAGGTCGAGCTGATCAAGCGTTTGACCAGCGAGGCCAACGGCCCTCGGCGATGA